In Planctomycetota bacterium, the DNA window CGTGCCGCCCTCGCCCTACGACGCCGTCGAGGTCGCGCTGGCCGCGCCCATCCTGACCCGGCCGCAGTACGGACTGGTCACGGGTACGCTCGACGTCGACCCATTCGTGCGCGGCGAGTGGCTCTTCGGCATGTACGTGCTGGATGGGGCGAAGCTGTCGATGCCCGTCGATGAGGAGGCCGACCGTTGAGGTGCCGTGCTGCATTGCTCGCTCTCGTCGCGTTGATCGCGGCCGGCCCCGCGATTGCGCAGGGCCCGCCCGCCACGGTCCGCGTGGATCTCGCCCGGATGGAGCCGCTCGAGACCTGGCGGCAGTCGACCGGCGAGATCCGCGCCATCCGCCGCAGCGTGCTGGCTTCCGAGGAGGAGGGCCTGGTCATCGAGATCATGGTCCGCGAGGGCGACGCGGTCCGGGCGGGTGAGGTCATCGCGGCCCTGGACGACACCCGCGCGGCGCTCTCGCTCCGGCGGGCCGAGGCGGCGGTCGCCACGTCGCGGGCGGTCATCGCCGAGCGGCGGGCGCTCGTCGAGAACGCCACCCGCGATCTCGACCGCACGCGGCGGAGCTACGAGAGCGGCGGCGGCAACCTCCGCGAGATCGACAACGCCGAGACCGCGCTGGCAACCGCCAACGCTCGGCTGGCGGCGGCCGAGGCCACGCTTGCGCTCGACGAGGCCGAGGTCGCCCTGGCGGCGCAGCGGGTCTCCGACATGAAGATTGTCGCGCCCTTCGCGGGCCGGGTCGTGTCGAAGCGGGCCGAGGCGGGCCAGTGGGTCGCCCAGGGCGACGCCGTGGCCGAGATCGTCGCCCTCGACGTGGTCGAGGCCTGGATCGATGTGCCCGAGCGGCTGATCGATCGCCTGGCGGGGGAGGGCGGCCAGGTCCGCGTGCGGGTGCCCGCCCTTGATCGCGAGGTCGCGTCGCGGTCCTTTGTGATCGTCCCCGATGCAGACCCGCGGTCCCGGCTATTCCCGGTCCGCATCCGCATGGAGAACGCCGGCGAGCGGCTGCGTCCGGGCATGGGCGTCGTCGGACTCACGCCCACGGGCGTCACCGAGCCTACGACGACGGTGCACAAGGACGCGATGCTCCGCGACGACGCGGGCGAGTTCGTGTTCTTCGCCGTGCCGGGCGAGGATGGAGGCCACATCGGCGTGCCCGCTCGCGTGACCCGCCTGTTCAGCGCGGGCGACCGAGTGGCGGTCCGCGGCGGTGCGCTCCCGCCCGGCGCGATGGTCGTCGTCGAGGGCAACGAGCGGATGTTCCCAACCCAGCCGCTGCAGATCCTCAACCTGAGCAACCCAACGATCGGCGCGCCGCCCGAAGGTGGGGCACCCGACGGGGGCGTGGCCGACCGGGGCGAGCCCGCAGCGGCCGGGGGCGCCTAGTCCATGGATCTCGTCCGCCTTGCCATCCAGCGTCCCGTCGGCGTCGTGGTCGGCGTCATCCTCGTGGTCATGTTCGGCCTGATCGGCGTCCGCGAGATCCCCATCCAGCTCACGCCGACGGTCGACCGGCCCGTCATCACGGTCACGACGAACTGGCCCGGCCGCAGCCCGCAGGAGATCGTTGACGAGATCACCAAGGAGCAGGAGGAGCGGCTCAAGAACGTGGCCGATCTCAAGTCGATGCGCTCGCTCAGCAGCGAGGGGTCGGCGGTCATCACGCTGGAGTACTTCATCGGCACGGACGTCGATCGTGCGCTCCAGGAGGTGTCCGACGCGCTCCGCCAGGTGCCGGAGTACCCCGAAGAGGTCGACGAGCCCATCGTCACCGACTCCACGGGCGCCGCCGAGAACGCGATCGCCTGGATCATCCTCGACATCGATCCCGACCGGCTCGACGAGTTCGCCGACTTCGACATCACGACGCTCTTCGACCCTGTCGACCGCGAGATCCGCCCGTTCCTGGAGCGCGTCGGCGGCGTTGCGGAGGTGAACGTCTACGGCGGCCGCGAGCGCGAGGTCCGCGTGCTGCTCGACCCCTACGCCATGGCGCAGCGGGGCGTCAACCACGTGGACGTGCTCGGCGCACTGCGGGGCGAGAACCGCAACGTGTCGGCGGGCACGATCGCCGAGGGCAAGCGGGACTACCGCGTTCGTGTCGTGGGCCAGTTCACCCAGAGCGAGCAGGTGCTCGACACCATCGTGGCCTCGCCCGACGGCAAGCCGGTGTACGTCCGCGACATCGGTACGCTGGAGGTTGGCCACGAGAAGTCGCGCGGCTTCGTGCGGTCCCTCGGGCAGCCGTGCCTGGCGATCAACGCCCTGCGGCAGACCGGCGCCAACGTGGTGGAGGTCATGGATGGCCTGCGGGCGGAACTCGACAGCGTCCGGGCCGACGTGCTGCCCAACCTGCATCCCGAGGTCGGGCCCGCGCTGCGGCTTCGGCAGGTCTACGACGAGACGACCTACATCGATTCGGCGATCTCGCTGGTGCTGCAGAACCTGTGGATCGGCGGCATCATCGCGGGCGTCGTGCTGCTGATCTTCCTGCGATCCGTGCCCGCGACGCTCGTCATCGCGCTGGCGATCCCGATCTCGGTGATCGGCACCTTCCTGGTGCTGCTGGGGCTGGGGCGGACGCTCAACGTCGTGTCGCTGGCGGGGCTGGCTTTCGCCGTAGGCATGGTGGTCGACAACGCCATCGTCGTGCTCGAGAACATCGACCGCCACCGCAATTCGGGCGAGCCGCCGGCGCAGGCGGCCTACAACGGCGCACGGGAGGTCTGGGGCGCCATCATC includes these proteins:
- a CDS encoding efflux RND transporter periplasmic adaptor subunit; this encodes MRCRAALLALVALIAAGPAIAQGPPATVRVDLARMEPLETWRQSTGEIRAIRRSVLASEEEGLVIEIMVREGDAVRAGEVIAALDDTRAALSLRRAEAAVATSRAVIAERRALVENATRDLDRTRRSYESGGGNLREIDNAETALATANARLAAAEATLALDEAEVALAAQRVSDMKIVAPFAGRVVSKRAEAGQWVAQGDAVAEIVALDVVEAWIDVPERLIDRLAGEGGQVRVRVPALDREVASRSFVIVPDADPRSRLFPVRIRMENAGERLRPGMGVVGLTPTGVTEPTTTVHKDAMLRDDAGEFVFFAVPGEDGGHIGVPARVTRLFSAGDRVAVRGGALPPGAMVVVEGNERMFPTQPLQILNLSNPTIGAPPEGGAPDGGVADRGEPAAAGGA